One Brassica napus cultivar Da-Ae chromosome C4, Da-Ae, whole genome shotgun sequence genomic region harbors:
- the LOC106450209 gene encoding uncharacterized protein LOC106450209 yields MPQVDLEAFVCAGGSDGKIACEESTFADDPETRPYNSAASPADFPPESYFLSKDAQLEWLTDNAFFDRRESHRGNSVNNINSNPSSQRYSKASIIGLPKPQNMCLSEAKQRRNVGKTDKNKNRTGFLKRVGSRTKTDLSLLREPSSPKVSCMGRVRSKRERSRRMQRQKSVRPEKTNRVKKPGFLASFTAIFRIGGGCKHAPSRGTHTPPSRARGDIRSRLPPENVEPGASGLGGMTRFASGRRGDLLGGVVDVS; encoded by the coding sequence ATGCCTCAAGTCGATCTTGAAGCCTTTGTTTGCGCCGGTGGCTCCGACGGGAAGATCGCCTGCGAGGAGTCTACCTTCGCCGATGACCCGGAAACTCGACCTTACAACTCCGCCGCGAGTCCGGCTGATTTTCCGCCCGAATCTTACTTCTTGTCCAAAGATGCTCAGCTCGAGTGGCTCACCGACAACGCCTTCTTCGACCGTAGAGAATCGCATAGAGGAAACTCAGTGAACAATATCAACTCGAACCCTAGCTCTCAACGGTACTCCAAAGCGTCGATCATCGGTTTGCCGAAGCCGCAGAACATGTGTTTAAGCGAGGCCAAGCAGCGGAGAAACGTCGGCAAAACCGATAAAAACAAGAACCGTACGGGGTTCTTGAAACGGGTCGGGTCACGAACGAAGACGGATCTTTCGCTTCTTCGCGAACCTTCTTCTCCTAAAGTCTCGTGCATGGGTAGAGTGAGATCCAAAAGAGAACGTAGCCGCCGGATGCAACGTCAAAAATCGGTTCGACCGGAGAAGACAAACCGGGTCAAGAAACCCGGGTTCTTGGCGAGTTTCACAGCCATCTTCCGTATAGGAGGCGGCTGCAAACACGCGCCATCCCGTGGGACCCACACGCCGCCAAGTAGGGCACGTGGTGACATCAGGAGCCGGCTTCCACCGGAAAATGTTGAACCGGGAGCTTCCGGTTTGGGTGGGATGACCCGGTTcgcttccggaagaagagggGATTTGTTAGGTGGGGTTGTTGACGTGTCGTGA